From one Stigmatopora nigra isolate UIUO_SnigA chromosome 8, RoL_Snig_1.1, whole genome shotgun sequence genomic stretch:
- the LOC144200417 gene encoding neuronal tyrosine-phosphorylated phosphoinositide-3-kinase adapter 2-like isoform X1, whose translation MTCRAEASALRRFFQYVEDGGLRAYDRLVIQNAWDISRESDRLRRRANARQDKARNSRRGRDVPGWVPPDRRPLHPPPGPPRTLALCGSRTQTEETTGETEETEETEEEQREEGTACVKSFPGGLPGGLPGGLPGGLPGGLPGRAMGVRSRSLSSVGDEEHKRPPPKPRRDPATKLSGSSEALPAQSQEPQQGTSGDEWKRTPPPKPKRDPNTQLSRSRGTWAAGDEAERPDSEDGSDDDPESVYIEMAAKAPPPEEQNESVYEEMQFPERRVPQPFPNLLTPRPPLLVFPPAPPQRSPNSDESPLTPVDVAQLSMAGKKAGEREERPPSGRSSAPPSGRSSAPPSGRSSAPPSGRSSAPPSGRSSAPPLRPAARSASAYPRSRSACPSPVARSPTPCGGKRPPPYEASVAGRLAGAASPDKECRNRPRDTPESKCLRQLGRSASTPGASAAPPERPASGQMCGDVTMMETMEKKRVLCREIQSRRRAEDGQSATPWGRAKRPPPYPAAPARVVWDSTI comes from the exons ATGACGTGCCGGGCCGAGGCCTCCGCCTTGCGCCGCTTCTTCCAGTACGTGGAGGACGGCGGCCTGCGGGCGTACGACCGGCTGGTCATCCAGAACGCCTGGGACATTTCCAGGGAGAGCGACCGCCTCCGCCGACGCGCCAACGCCCGACAAGACAAAGCGCGCAACAGCCGTCGAGGCCGGGACGTCCCCGGGTGGGTCCCGCCCGATCGGCGGCCGCTCCACCCCCCGCCCGGCCCGCCGCGGACTTTGGCTCTTTGTGGCTCCAGGACCCAAACGGAGGAGACGACGGGGGAGACGGAGGAGACGGAGGAGACGGAGGAGGAACAACGGGAGGAGGGGACGGCGTGCGTCAAATCTTTTCCCGGCGGCCTTCCCGGCGGCCTTCCCGGCGGCCTTCCCGGCGGCCTTCCCGGCGGCCTTCCCGGCCGGGCCATGGGCGTCCGCTCTCGCTCCCTCAGCTCGGTGGGCGACGAGGAGCACAAGCGTCCGCCGCCCAAACCCCGGCGGGATCCCGCCACCAAACTCAGCGGCAGCTCCGAGGCGCTTCCCGCTCAAAGTCAGGAGCCCCAGCAAG GGACGTCCGGCGACGAGTGGAAGAGGACGCCCCCGCCCAAGCCCAAGCGCGACCCCAACACGCAACTGAGCCGGTCACGCGGGACGTGGGCGGCGGGGGACGAGGCGGAGCGTCCGGACTCGGAGGACGGCTCGGACGACGACCCCGAGTCGGTCTACATCGAAATGGCGGCCAAGGCCCCCCCCCCGGAGGAGCAGAACGAGTCGGTGTACGAGGAGATGCAGTTCCCCGAGCGGCGCGTCCCGCAGCCCTTCCCCAACCTGCTGACGCCCCGCCCGCCGCTGCTGGTCTTCCCGCCGGCGCCGCCCCAGCGCTCGCCCAATTCGGACGAGTCCCCGTTGACGCCGGTGGACGTGGCTCAGCTGAGCATGGCGGGGAAGAAGGCGGGCGAGCGGGAGGAGCGCCCGCCCTCGGGCCGCTCCTCGGCGCCGCCCTCGGGCCGCTCCTCGGCGCCCCCCTCGGGCCGCTCCTCGGCGCCCCCCTCGGGCCGCTCCTCGGCGCCCCCCTCGGGCCGCTCGTCGGCGCCGCCCCTGCGTCCGGCCGCCCGCTCGGCCTCGGCGTACCCGCGCAGCCGCTCGGCATGCCCCTCGCCCGTGGCCCGCTCGCCCACGCCCTGCGGCGGCAAGAGGCCGCCCCCTTACGAGGCCTCGGTGGCCGGCCGTCTGGCGGGGGCCGCGTCCCCGGACAAAGAATGCAGGAACCGGCCCCGCGACACTCCAG AAAGCAAATGTTTGCGGCAATTGGGGCGCTCGGCGTCCACGCCGGGGGCGTCGGCCGCCCCGCCAGAGCGACCCGCCTCGGGCCAG aTGTGTGGCGACGTCACCATGATGGAGACCATGGAGAAGAAACGGGTCTTGTGCCGCGAGATTCAAAGTCGGCGGCGGGCCGAAGACGGGCAATCCGCCACGCCCTGGGGGAGGGCCAAACGCCCGCCGCCCTATCCGGCGGCGCCCGCCCGAGTCGTCTGGGATTCGACCATCTGA
- the LOC144200417 gene encoding neuronal tyrosine-phosphorylated phosphoinositide-3-kinase adapter 2-like isoform X3 — protein sequence MTCRAEASALRRFFQYVEDGGLRAYDRLVIQNAWDISRESDRLRRRANARQDKARNSRRGRDVPGTQTEETTGETEETEETEEEQREEGTACVKSFPGGLPGGLPGGLPGGLPGGLPGRAMGVRSRSLSSVGDEEHKRPPPKPRRDPATKLSGSSEALPAQSQEPQQGTSGDEWKRTPPPKPKRDPNTQLSRSRGTWAAGDEAERPDSEDGSDDDPESVYIEMAAKAPPPEEQNESVYEEMQFPERRVPQPFPNLLTPRPPLLVFPPAPPQRSPNSDESPLTPVDVAQLSMAGKKAGEREERPPSGRSSAPPSGRSSAPPSGRSSAPPSGRSSAPPSGRSSAPPLRPAARSASAYPRSRSACPSPVARSPTPCGGKRPPPYEASVAGRLAGAASPDKECRNRPRDTPESKCLRQLGRSASTPGASAAPPERPASGQMCGDVTMMETMEKKRVLCREIQSRRRAEDGQSATPWGRAKRPPPYPAAPARVVWDSTI from the exons ATGACGTGCCGGGCCGAGGCCTCCGCCTTGCGCCGCTTCTTCCAGTACGTGGAGGACGGCGGCCTGCGGGCGTACGACCGGCTGGTCATCCAGAACGCCTGGGACATTTCCAGGGAGAGCGACCGCCTCCGCCGACGCGCCAACGCCCGACAAGACAAAGCGCGCAACAGCCGTCGAGGCCGGGACGTCCCCGG GACCCAAACGGAGGAGACGACGGGGGAGACGGAGGAGACGGAGGAGACGGAGGAGGAACAACGGGAGGAGGGGACGGCGTGCGTCAAATCTTTTCCCGGCGGCCTTCCCGGCGGCCTTCCCGGCGGCCTTCCCGGCGGCCTTCCCGGCGGCCTTCCCGGCCGGGCCATGGGCGTCCGCTCTCGCTCCCTCAGCTCGGTGGGCGACGAGGAGCACAAGCGTCCGCCGCCCAAACCCCGGCGGGATCCCGCCACCAAACTCAGCGGCAGCTCCGAGGCGCTTCCCGCTCAAAGTCAGGAGCCCCAGCAAG GGACGTCCGGCGACGAGTGGAAGAGGACGCCCCCGCCCAAGCCCAAGCGCGACCCCAACACGCAACTGAGCCGGTCACGCGGGACGTGGGCGGCGGGGGACGAGGCGGAGCGTCCGGACTCGGAGGACGGCTCGGACGACGACCCCGAGTCGGTCTACATCGAAATGGCGGCCAAGGCCCCCCCCCCGGAGGAGCAGAACGAGTCGGTGTACGAGGAGATGCAGTTCCCCGAGCGGCGCGTCCCGCAGCCCTTCCCCAACCTGCTGACGCCCCGCCCGCCGCTGCTGGTCTTCCCGCCGGCGCCGCCCCAGCGCTCGCCCAATTCGGACGAGTCCCCGTTGACGCCGGTGGACGTGGCTCAGCTGAGCATGGCGGGGAAGAAGGCGGGCGAGCGGGAGGAGCGCCCGCCCTCGGGCCGCTCCTCGGCGCCGCCCTCGGGCCGCTCCTCGGCGCCCCCCTCGGGCCGCTCCTCGGCGCCCCCCTCGGGCCGCTCCTCGGCGCCCCCCTCGGGCCGCTCGTCGGCGCCGCCCCTGCGTCCGGCCGCCCGCTCGGCCTCGGCGTACCCGCGCAGCCGCTCGGCATGCCCCTCGCCCGTGGCCCGCTCGCCCACGCCCTGCGGCGGCAAGAGGCCGCCCCCTTACGAGGCCTCGGTGGCCGGCCGTCTGGCGGGGGCCGCGTCCCCGGACAAAGAATGCAGGAACCGGCCCCGCGACACTCCAG AAAGCAAATGTTTGCGGCAATTGGGGCGCTCGGCGTCCACGCCGGGGGCGTCGGCCGCCCCGCCAGAGCGACCCGCCTCGGGCCAG aTGTGTGGCGACGTCACCATGATGGAGACCATGGAGAAGAAACGGGTCTTGTGCCGCGAGATTCAAAGTCGGCGGCGGGCCGAAGACGGGCAATCCGCCACGCCCTGGGGGAGGGCCAAACGCCCGCCGCCCTATCCGGCGGCGCCCGCCCGAGTCGTCTGGGATTCGACCATCTGA
- the LOC144200418 gene encoding beta-arrestin-1-like: MADRETRVFKKASPNGKLTVYLGKRDFVDHVDAVEPVDGVILIQPDYLKERKVFVTLTCAFRYGREDLDVLGLTFRKDLFVANAQVFPPTEPAPSPPPPPPLTRLQERLIKKLGERAYPFTFQIPLNLPCSVTLQPGPEDTGKACGVDFEVKAFCGDSADEKIHKRNSVRLVIRKVQLAPEKGGPQPSGETTRHFLMSDKALHLEASLDKQLYYHGEAISVNVHVTNNTNKTVKKMKVSVRQYADICLFNTAQYKCPVASQESDDVVASSSTFCKVFTLTPFLSNNREKRGLALDGKLKHEDTNLASSTQLREGADKEMLGIVVSYKVKVKLLVSRGGLLGDLAPSDVSLELPFTLMHPKPREEAIPGPQASGQDGHDTNLIHFDANEGDEDDIIFEDFARQRLIGAKDEEDEEATAAGATALHDR; the protein is encoded by the exons AGTTTTCAAAAAAGCCAGCCCCAACGGGAAG CTGACGGTCTACCTGGGCAAGCGGGACTTTGTGGACCACGTGGACGCCGTGGAGCCCGTGG ACGGCGTCATCCTGATCCAGCCGGACTACCTGAAGGAGAGAAAAG TGTTTGTGACGCTGACCTGCGCCTTCCGCTACGGCCGGGAAGATCTGGACGTGCTGGGCCTGACCTTCCGCAAAGATCTGTTTGTGGCCAACGCGCAGGTCTTCCCCCCGACGGAGCCGGCTCCttctcctccgccgccgccgcccctgACCCGTCTGCAGGAGCGGCTCATCAAGAAACTGGGGGAGCGCGCCTACCCCTTCACCTTCCAG ATCCCGCTCAACCTGCCGTGTTCCGTCACGCTGCAGCCGGGCCCCGAGGACACGGGAAAG GCCTGCGGCGTGGACTTTGAGGTCAAGGCGTTTTGCGGCGACAGCGCCGACGAAAAGATCCACAAGAG GAACTCGGTGCGTCTGGTGATCCGGAAGGTTCAGCTGGCCCCGGAGAAAGGCGGTCCCCAGCCCAGCGGCGAGACCACCCGCCACTTCCTCATGTCCGACAAGGCTCTCCACTTGGAGGCCTCGCTGGACAAGCAG cTTTATTACCACGGCGAAGCCATCAGCGTCAACGTCCACGTCACCAACAACACCAACAAGACGGTGAAGAAGATGAAGGTGTCCG TGCGACAGTACGCCGACATCTGCCTATTCAACACGGCGCAGTACAAGTGTCCGGTGGCCAGCCAGGAGTCCGA CGACGTGGTGGCTTCCAGCTCCACCTTCTGCAAGGTGTTCACCTTGACGCCCTTCCTGTCCAACAACCGGGAGAAGCGAGGCCTGGCGCTGGACGGCAAGTTGAAGCACGAAGACACCAACTTGGCTTCCAGCACGCA gttgcGCGAGGGCGCCGACAAGGAGATGCTGGGCATCGTGGTGTCCTACAAAGTCAAAGTCAAGCTGCTGGTGTCTCGCGGCGG ACTCCTGGGAGACCTGGCCCCCAG CGACGTGTCTCTGGAGCTTCCCTTCACGCTCATGCACCCCAAACCTCGGGAAGAAGCTATACCCGGACCGCAAG CCTCCGGCCAAGACGGCCACGACACCAACCTGATCCACTTTGACGCCAA CGAGGGCGACGAGGACGACATCATCTTCGAAGACTTTGCCCGCCAGCGTCTGATCGGCGCCAAagacgaggaggacgaagaggcGACGGCGGCGGGGGCCACGGCGCTCCACGACAGATAG
- the LOC144200417 gene encoding neuronal tyrosine-phosphorylated phosphoinositide-3-kinase adapter 2-like isoform X2 has product MTCRAEASALRRFFQYVEDGGLRAYDRLVIQNAWDISRESDRLRRRANARQDKARNSRRGRDVPGWVPPDRRPLHPPPGPPRTLALCGSRTQTEETTGETEETEETEEEQREEGTACVKSFPGGLPGGLPGGLPGGLPGGLPGRAMGVRSRSLSSVGDEEHKRPPPKPRRDPATKLSGSSEALPAQSQEPQQGTSGDEWKRTPPPKPKRDPNTQLSRSRGTWAAGDEAERPDSEDGSDDDPESVYIEMAAKAPPPEEQNESVYEEMQFPERRVPQPFPNLLTPRPPLLVFPPAPPQRSPNSDESPLTPVDVAQLSMAGKKAGEREERPPSGRSSAPPSGRSSAPPSGRSSAPPLRPAARSASAYPRSRSACPSPVARSPTPCGGKRPPPYEASVAGRLAGAASPDKECRNRPRDTPESKCLRQLGRSASTPGASAAPPERPASGQMCGDVTMMETMEKKRVLCREIQSRRRAEDGQSATPWGRAKRPPPYPAAPARVVWDSTI; this is encoded by the exons ATGACGTGCCGGGCCGAGGCCTCCGCCTTGCGCCGCTTCTTCCAGTACGTGGAGGACGGCGGCCTGCGGGCGTACGACCGGCTGGTCATCCAGAACGCCTGGGACATTTCCAGGGAGAGCGACCGCCTCCGCCGACGCGCCAACGCCCGACAAGACAAAGCGCGCAACAGCCGTCGAGGCCGGGACGTCCCCGGGTGGGTCCCGCCCGATCGGCGGCCGCTCCACCCCCCGCCCGGCCCGCCGCGGACTTTGGCTCTTTGTGGCTCCAGGACCCAAACGGAGGAGACGACGGGGGAGACGGAGGAGACGGAGGAGACGGAGGAGGAACAACGGGAGGAGGGGACGGCGTGCGTCAAATCTTTTCCCGGCGGCCTTCCCGGCGGCCTTCCCGGCGGCCTTCCCGGCGGCCTTCCCGGCGGCCTTCCCGGCCGGGCCATGGGCGTCCGCTCTCGCTCCCTCAGCTCGGTGGGCGACGAGGAGCACAAGCGTCCGCCGCCCAAACCCCGGCGGGATCCCGCCACCAAACTCAGCGGCAGCTCCGAGGCGCTTCCCGCTCAAAGTCAGGAGCCCCAGCAAG GGACGTCCGGCGACGAGTGGAAGAGGACGCCCCCGCCCAAGCCCAAGCGCGACCCCAACACGCAACTGAGCCGGTCACGCGGGACGTGGGCGGCGGGGGACGAGGCGGAGCGTCCGGACTCGGAGGACGGCTCGGACGACGACCCCGAGTCGGTCTACATCGAAATGGCGGCCAAGGCCCCCCCCCCGGAGGAGCAGAACGAGTCGGTGTACGAGGAGATGCAGTTCCCCGAGCGGCGCGTCCCGCAGCCCTTCCCCAACCTGCTGACGCCCCGCCCGCCGCTGCTGGTCTTCCCGCCGGCGCCGCCCCAGCGCTCGCCCAATTCGGACGAGTCCCCGTTGACGCCGGTGGACGTGGCTCAGCTGAGCATGGCGGGGAAGAAGGCGGGCGAGCGGGAGGAGCGCCCGCCCTCGGGCCGCTCCTCGGCGCCGCCCTCGGGCCGCTCCTCGGCGCCCCCCTCGGGCCGCTC GTCGGCGCCGCCCCTGCGTCCGGCCGCCCGCTCGGCCTCGGCGTACCCGCGCAGCCGCTCGGCATGCCCCTCGCCCGTGGCCCGCTCGCCCACGCCCTGCGGCGGCAAGAGGCCGCCCCCTTACGAGGCCTCGGTGGCCGGCCGTCTGGCGGGGGCCGCGTCCCCGGACAAAGAATGCAGGAACCGGCCCCGCGACACTCCAG AAAGCAAATGTTTGCGGCAATTGGGGCGCTCGGCGTCCACGCCGGGGGCGTCGGCCGCCCCGCCAGAGCGACCCGCCTCGGGCCAG aTGTGTGGCGACGTCACCATGATGGAGACCATGGAGAAGAAACGGGTCTTGTGCCGCGAGATTCAAAGTCGGCGGCGGGCCGAAGACGGGCAATCCGCCACGCCCTGGGGGAGGGCCAAACGCCCGCCGCCCTATCCGGCGGCGCCCGCCCGAGTCGTCTGGGATTCGACCATCTGA